A genomic region of Raphanus sativus cultivar WK10039 chromosome 6, ASM80110v3, whole genome shotgun sequence contains the following coding sequences:
- the LOC108813356 gene encoding receptor-like protein EIX1 produces MLGLICLRFNIYINVFDKRNQQTDKHSSSMDLKLRPSFFFSFLVLIFLLNSPDLGSAASPKCISTEREALLTFKQSLTDLSGRLSSWSGPDCCSWTGVLCDARSNHVIKIDLRNPSQLVNSDEYKRGCLRGKIHQSLTRLKFLSYLDLSSNDFNGLVIPEFIGHIVTLRYLNLSSSSFSGEVPPNLGNLSKLESLDLYAESFSDSGTFALRASDLKWLSGLSSSLTYLNMGYVNLSGAGETWLHDFSKLSNLKELHLFNSELKNLPLSLSSSANLKLLEVLDLSENSLSSPIPNWLFDLTSLRKLFLRWDFLQGSIPSGFKNLKLLETLDLSNNLGLTGEVPSVLGELPQMKYLDLSANELNGQINGFLDAFSKNKDNSLVFLDLSSNKLAGTLPESLGALRKLQILDLSSNSFTGSIPSSIGNMVSLKRLDLSFNAMNGNIPESLGKLAELVDLDLMANTWEGVLLKSHFVNLRSLKSFRLNTQPNRSLVFKVPSTWVPPFRLELINIENCRIGPKFPMWLQVQTELNSVTLRNTGIADAIPHTWFSGIASDVTYLILANNRIKGTLPQNLVFPNLNTVDLSSNNFQGPFPLWTTNATELRLYENNFSGPLPANINVLMPRMEKLYLFHNSFTGEIPSSLCEVSGLQILSLRNNRFSGSFPNCWHRSFMLYGIDASENSLSGEIPPSLGVLPSLSVLLLNQNALRGKIPDTLQNCSGLTNIDLGGNKLSGTLPSWLSKLSSLFMLRLQSNSFDGQIPDSLCSVPNLHILDLSGNKISGPVPKCISNLTAIARGTTNFEVFQNLVFVVTRARKYQDIVNSINLSGNNINGEIPAEILDLSYLRILNLSRNSIAGSIPGEISKLGRLETLDLSRNMFSGAIPESLSVISSLQKLNLSFNKLEGRIPKLPKFQDPSIYIGNELLCGKPLPKKCPQDVNRRLL; encoded by the coding sequence ATGCTGGGTCTAATATGTCTGCGTTTCAACATCTATATAAACGTTTTTGACAAAAGAAACCAACAAACAGACAAACATAGCTCAAGTATGGACCTCAAGCTCAGgccaagcttcttcttctcctttcttgTTCTCATCTTTCTTCTCAACAGCCCTGATTTAGGATCAGCGGCTAGTCCTAAATGCATATCCACCGAGCGAGAAGCTCTTCTCACCTTCAAACAGTCACTTACCGATCTTTCCGGTCGGCTCTCTTCTTGGTCCGGACCTGACTGCTGCAGCTGGACTGGTGTTCTCTGCGACGCCAGGAGTAACCACGTCATCAAGATTGATCTCAGAAACCCGAGTCAATTAGTGAACTCCGATGAGTACAAAAGAGGTTGCTTGCGGGGTAAGATCCATCAGTCTCTGACCCGTCTCAAGTTCTTGAGCTATCTTGACTTGAGTTCAAACGACTTCAACGGCCTGGTGATCCCTGAGTTCATCGGACACATCGTTACTCTGAGGTACTTGAATCTTTCTTCCTCATCGTTCTCCGGTGAAGTTCCTCCGAATCTTGGCAACTTGTCGAAGCTTGAATCTCTTGACCTGTACGCTGAGTCGTTTAGTGACTCCGGTACGTTCGCTTTGCGCGCAAGCGACCTCAAGTGGCTTTCGGGTCTGTCTTCTTCACTGACTTACCTCAACATGGGGTATGTGAATCTAAGCGGTGCCGGTGAAACCTGGTTACATGATTTCAGTAAACTCTCAAACCTGAAGGAGTTGCACTTGTTCAACAGCGAGCTCAAGAACTTACCTCTCTCCTTGTCTTCGTCAGCAAATCTGAAGCTCCTCGAAGTTCTTGATTTATCTGAAAACTCACTCAGCTCGCCGATACCCAACTGGCTCTTTGATCTCACCAGCCTCAGAAAGCTGTTCCTCAGATGGGACTTTCTCCAGGGATCCATTCCTTCCGGATTCAAGAACCTCAAGCTTCTGGAGACATTAGATCTGTCTAATAATCTCGGACTCACGGGAGAAGTTCCATCGGTCCTTGGAGAGCTTCCTCAGATGAAGTATCTAGACCTCTCTGCAAACGAACTCAACGGTCAAATCAACGGGTTTCTAGACGCATTCTCCAAAAACAAAGACAATAGCTTGGTCTTTCTCGATCTCAGTTCCAACAAGTTAGCTGGGACATTACCCGAGTCGCTTGGAGCGTTGAGGAAACTACAGATTCTGGATCTTTCATCCAACTCCTTCACGGGTTCGATCCCTTCTTCTATAGGAAACATGGTTTCACTGAAGAGACTTGATCTTTCTTTCAACGCCATGAACGGGAACATCCCAGAGAGCTTGGGGAAGCTTGCTGAGCTTGTGGATCTAGACTTGATGGCCAACACATGGGAAGGCGTTCTCCTCAAGTCTCATTTCgtcaatctaagaagcttgaaaAGCTTCCGTCTCAACACTCAACCAAACAGATCTCTCGTCTTTAAGGTCCCATCTACATGGGTTCCTCCTTTCAGACTGGAGCTGATCAACATCGAGAACTGCCGGATCGGACCTAAGTTTCCAATGTGGCTTCAAGTACAAACCGAACTCAACTCTGTCACACTCAGGAACACTGGCATTGCAGACGCAATACCCCACACCTGGTTCTCCGGTATAGCTTCTGATGTAACGTACCTGATTCTAGCAAACAACAGAATCAAAGGTACATTACCTCAAAACCTTGTGTTCCCTAATTTAAACACCGTTGACTTGAGCTCCAACAACTTCCAAGGCCCTTTCCCTCTCTGGACAACAAACGCAACAGAGCTTCGTCTTTACGAGAACAACTTCTCTGGTCCTCTTCCAGCCAACATAAACGTCTTGATGCCAAGGATGGAAAAGCTATACCTCTTTCACAACAGCTTCACCGGAGAGATCCCATCGTCTCTATGTGAAGTCTCCGGACTGCAGATTCTCTCCCTAAGAAACAACCGTTTCTCCGGTAGCTTCCCAAACTGCTGGCACCGTTCCTTCATGCTTTACGGAATCGACGCCTCTGAGAACAGCTTATCAGGCGAGATACCTCCCTCTCTCGGCGTGTTGCCTTCTCTCAGCGTCTTGCTTCTGAACCAGAACGCATTGCGAGGTAAAATCCCAGACACGCTTCAGAACTGCTCTGGTCTTACGAACATTGATCTTGGAGGAAACAAGCTGAGTGGGACACTTCCGTCGTGGCTAAGTAAGCTCTCTTCTCTGTTCATGCTTCGTCTGCAGAGTAACTCCTTCGATGGTCAAATCCCAGATAGTCTCTGCAGCGTTCCCAATCTACACATTCTTGATCTCTCGGGAAACAAAATATCAGGCCCGGTTCCAAAATGCATTAGCAACCTCACAGCCATTGCTCGTGGTACAACAAACTTCGAGGTGTTCCAGAATCTTGTCTTCGTCGTTACGAGAGCTCGTAAATACCAAGATATTGTCAACAGCATCAATCTATCTGGAAACAACATAAACGGAGAGATCCCAGCGGAGATCTTGGACCTCTCTTACCTTAGAATCCTGAACTTATCAAGAAACTCGATAGCAGGAAGCATCCCCGGGGAGATTTCAAAACTCGGTCGCTTGGAGACGCTTGATCTGTCGAGAAACATGTTTTCTGGTGCCATTCCTGAGAGCTTGTCAGTGATATCTTCTCTGCAGAAGCTGAACCTTTCGTTCAATAAACTGGAAGGGCGCATACCAAAGCTGCCGAAGTTTCAAGATCCGTCCATTTACATAGGAAACGAGTTGCTCTGTGGGAAACCACTTCCTAAAAAATGTCCTCAAGACGTTAATAGGAGATTGTTATAG
- the LOC108812814 gene encoding uncharacterized protein LOC108812814 has translation MGAQKKGGGARVVSDDSEEQSRQRLQAILLADSFTTKFRPVTLERPKVLLPLANVPMIDYTLAWLESAGIEEVFVFCCAHSTQIIDYLETSEWHTHPNLAVRTIESHKSISAGDALRYIYEQQTETSQIQGDFVLVSGDTVSNMPLADLIREHRERKKRDEKAIMTMVIKKSKPSPITHQSRLGTDQLFIAVDPVTKQLLHYEEDKVDHHARGGSVCLDKSLMESNPSVLLYNDMQDCNIDICSPEVLSLFEDNFDYQHLRRHFVKGVLVDDIMGYKIFTHEIGSSYAARVDNFRSYDTVSKDIIQRWTYPYVPDINFGGNRPLKVGRQGIYRACDAVLSRSADVGASSVVGYGTKIGNGDRILNSVIGNGCSIGSNVVIEGSYIWNNVTIEDGCEIRNAIVCDGVRIRAGAVLEPGVVLSFNVVVGRGFVVPAYSKVSLLQQPMKEDSDEELEYADSSSGTADRLSGLSLEMESKASELGPDGAGYIWEVCEGAHDEEWKHSVAPIPEDKLAEIAQAMDDDDMEDESVVPTSGELKSDADSINTDVNDPGDDYSYFEKEVEGTFLRAVEEGIKVELGILEINSLRLSYNMESADCAGAIFYSMMKHAVDNPHSSASELFKNASNIIAKWKGLLGFYVKQTDEQIEVIMKFEEMCQETAKELGPLFAQILHVLYDKDVVQEDAILRWAEEKAGADEADKVYLQQCETFIQWLKDASEEEDEEDD, from the coding sequence ATGGGTGCTCAGAAGAAaggcggcggcgctagggtggTTTCAGACGACTCCGAGGAGCAGAGCCGCCAACGTCTCCAAGCCATCCTCCTCGCCGACAGCTTCACAACGAAGTTCCGTCCCGTAACCCTAGAACGCCCCAAGGTACTCTTACCACTAGCGAACGTCCCGATGATCGATTACACCTTAGCCTGGCTCGAATCCGCCGGAATCGAAGAGGTATTCGTCTTCTGCTGCGCTCACTCCACGCAAATCATCGACTACCTCGAAACCTCCGAGTGGCACACGCACCCGAACCTGGCGGTGAGAACGATCGAATCCCACAAATCGATCAGCGCCGGAGACGCCTTGCGTTACATCTACGAGCAGCAGACGGAGACGTCTCAGATCCAAGGCGACTTCGTCCTCGTGAGCGGAGACACCGTGAGCAACATGCCGCTCGCGGATCTGATCCGAGAACAcagggagaggaagaagagagacgaGAAAGCCATCATGACGATGGTCATCAAGAAGTCGAAACCGTCTCCGATCACGCACCAGTCGAGGCTAGGAACAGATCAGCTCTTCATCGCTGTGGATCCCGTGACGAAGCAGCTTCTCCATTACGAGGAGGATAAGGTCGATCATCACGCGAGAGGAGGGAGTGTTTGCTTGGATAAGTCGTTGATGGAGAGCAATCCGTCTGTGTTGCTTTACAACGATATGCAGGATTGCAACATTGATATATGCTCTCCTGAGGTGCTTAGTCTCTTTGAGGATAACTTTGATTATCAGCATTTGCGGCGTCATTTTGTGAAAGGTGTGCTTGTTGATGATATCATGGGGTATAAGATCTTTACTCATGAGATTGGGTCGAGTTACGCTGCTAGGGTTGATAATTTCAGGAGCTATGATACTGTTAGCAAGGATATTATTCAGAGGTGGACGTATCCTTATGTGCCTGATATCAATTTCGGTGGGAACCGTCCTCTGAAGGTTGGGAGACAAGGGATATACAGGGCTTGTGATGCGGTTCTGTCGCGTTCTGCTGATGTTGGGGCTTCCAGTGTTGTTGGTTACGGGACGAAGATTGGGAATGGGGATAGGATCTTGAACTCGGTTATTGGGAATGGATGTTCTATTGGTTCGAATGTGGTGATTGAAGGGTCTTATATATGGAACAATGTTACGATTGAAGATGGGTGTGAGATAAGGAACGCTATTGTCTGTGATGGGGTGAGGATCAGAGCAGGGGCTGTTTTGGAACCAGGTGTTGTTCTGTCTTTCAATGTTGTGGTTGGGAGGGGCTTTGTTGTACCTGCGTATTCAAAGGTTTCGTTGCTTCAACAGCCGATGAAGGAAGACAGCGATGAAGAGCTGGAATATGCTGATAGTAGCAGCGGGACTGCAGATCGTTTGTCGGGCTTGAGTTTGGAAATGGAGTCCAAGGCATCTGAGCTTGGTCCTGATGGAGCAGGTTACATATGGGAAGTATGTGAAGGGGCACACGATGAGGAGTGGAAGCATTCTGTTGCACCAATCCCTGAGGATAAACTTGCTGAGATCGCTCAGGCTATGGACGATGATGACATGGAGGACGAAAGTGTTGTCCCGACTTCTGGAGAGTTGAAATCTGATGCTGATAGTATCAACACTGATGTGAATGATCCAGGTGATGATTATAGCTACTTTGAGAAAGAAGTTGAAGGTACCTTCTTAAGGGCCGTTGAGGAGGGTATCAAAGTGGAACTTGGAATTTTGGAGATTAACTCACTTCGTTTGTCATACAACATGGAATCTGCGGATTGTGCTGGAGCAATATTCTACTCTATGATGAAGCATGCAGTTGATAATCCACACAGCTCTGCTAGTGAGCTGTTTAAAAACGCCTCGAACATCATTGCAAAGTGGAAGGGACTTCTCGGGTTCTATGTGAAGCAAACTGATGAACAGATAGAAGTGATAATGAAGTTTGAAGAGATGTGTCAAGAAACTGCAAAGGAGTTGGGACCTTTGTTTGCTCAGATTCTGCATGTTCTGTATGATAAAGATGTGGTGCAGGAAGATGCGATTCTGAGATGGGCGGAAGAGAAAGCCGGTGCGGATGAAGCTGACAAAGTTTATCTGCAGCAATGTGAGACGTTCATACAGTGGCTCAAGGATGCTtctgaggaggaagatgaagaagatgactgA
- the LOC108809170 gene encoding LOW QUALITY PROTEIN: phosphatidylinositol N-acetylglucosaminyltransferase subunit C (The sequence of the model RefSeq protein was modified relative to this genomic sequence to represent the inferred CDS: inserted 1 base in 1 codon), which produces MDKPLAGDSPPPRPKWRKVAYGGMQIGYDDNYTDETFLEEMVMNANVVRRDLLKAMKDSVSISQYLCIVALVVLVWFHTLQSSLDENSLLLLDLSLLASGFLVLLLTEENMLSFTLLMRYLVNITFFTTGLYILAPVYQTLTRSISSDSIWAVTVCLLLLHLFLHDYSGSTIRAPGALLKNNSPSLTSCVSVNASIVASVFVASRLPSRGHVFAVMLFSLQVFLFAPLVAYCIKKFSFGLHLGFSFALVGLTLYSVYVLHRLFFVLFLVIVVVVNVVCPYWLIRMQEYKFEINGPWXEAKLCFDITD; this is translated from the exons ATGGACAAGCCCCTCGCCGGAGACTCTCCTCCTCCTCGGCCCAAATGGCGTAAAGTAGCGTACGGAGGGATGCAGATCGGATACGACGACAACTACACAGACGAAACCTTCCTCGAAGAGATGGTGATGAACGCCAACGTCGTCCGCCGCGACTTGCTCAAAGCGATGAAAGACTCCGTCTCCATCTCCCAGTACCTCTGCATCGTCGCCCTCGTCGTCCTCGTCTGGTTCCACACTCTCCAATCATCCTTAGACGAGaactccctcctcctcctcgatCTCTCCCTCTTAGCCTCAGGCTTCCTCGTCCTCCTCCTCACCGAAGAGAACATGCTCTCCTTCACCCTCCTCATGCGTTACCTCGTCAACATCACCTTCTTCACTACAGGACTCTACATCCTAGCTCCTGTCTACCAGACCCTAACGAGATCAATCAGCTCCGATTCGATCTGGGCGGTTACTGTTTGTCTTCTTCTGCTTCACCTCTTCTTGCACGATTACTCCGGGTCAACCATCAGAGCTCCGGGAGCGTTGCTGAAGAACAACAGTCCGAGCTTGACGAGCTGTGTCTCCGTGAACGCTTCGATTGTCGCCTCTGTGTTCGTCGCTTCGAGGCTTCCTTCGAGGGGACACGTCTTCGCTGTGATGCTCTTCTCGCTTCAGGTGTTTCTGTTCGCTCCTCTCGTTGCTTACTGCATCAAGAAGTTCTCGTTTGGGTTGCATCTGGGCTTCTCGTTTGCGTTGGTGGGTTTGACGCTCTACTCTGTTTATGTGTTGCATAGGTTGTTCTTTGTTCTGTTTCTTGTTATTGTGGTTGTTGTTAATGTTGTGTGTCCTTATTGGCTGATAAGGATGCAGGAGTACAAGTTTGAGATTAATGGTCCTT ATGAGGCTAAGCTCTGTTTTGACATTACTGATTGA
- the LOC108810874 gene encoding RING-H2 finger protein ATL38, translating to MPDDVQQLGVEGHESDLAIMVTTAIIFSIFIVGLASVCFRWTSRRFYTVEQSVNLSTHSEHELRILRRARTGRGIDAAVVESFQTFLYSEVKEQRIGKGGVECVVCLCEFQDDDTLSLMPNCCHVYHADCVSVWLSDHSTCPLCRVDLDFQPGEGRDPDPELGVIDTTSTTEAHVRGNGISRQPRSRSMRLSYSRISDILFSRSHSTGHCGAELVGSLDRFTLRLPDDVLRRLIKKRVVRTQVRGSRGFYRSRSVGSERSVLSEEWCNYKNDRRIRSVTYSFITDHCVWSGRDVVAPPNSETSSRELRPDDLV from the coding sequence ATGCCGGACGATGTGCAGCAGCTAGGAGTCGAGGGGCATGAAAGCGACCTAGCCATCATGGTAACGACGGCTATAatcttctccatcttcatcgTGGGTTTGGCTTCGGTTTGCTTTCGCTGGACCTCTCGCCGGTTTTACACGGTAGAgcaatccgtaaacctatctacCCACTCCGAACACGAACTCCGAATCTTGAGGAGGGCTAGGACGGGGCGTGGGATCGATGCGGCTGTCGTGGAGTCGTTTCAGACGTTTCTATACTCTGAGGTGAAGGAGCAGAGGATCGGGAAAGGCGGGGTCGAGTGTGTGGTGTGTCTTTGTGAGTTCCAAGACGATGACACGCTGAGTTTGATGCCTAATTGTTGTCACGTGTATCATGCTGATTGTGTAAGTGTCTGGCTCTCTGATCACTCCACGTGTCCGCTCTGCCGTGTGGACCTGGATTTCCAACCGGGTGAAGGGAGAGACCCAGATCCTGAACTTGGAGTTATAGATACTACTAGTACTACAGAAGCGCACGTGAGGGGCAATGGGATCAGCAGACAGCCTCGGTCAAGGTCAATGAGATTGTCCTATAGCCGAATCTCTGATATATTATTCTCGAGATCTCATTCGACCGGACATTGTGGGGCTGAACTGGTAGGGAGTTTAGACCGGTTTACACTCCGGTTACCAGATGATGTGCTGAGGCGACTGATAAAGAAGAGAGTGGTGAGAACTCAGGTGAGAGGCTCGCGGGGTTTCTACAGAAGCAGAAGTGTCGGAAGCGAGAGGAGTGTCCTGTCAGAAGAATGGTGTAACTATAAGAACGATCGGCGGATACGTTCAGTGACTTATTCCTTCATCACTGATCATTGTGTATGGTCCGGAAGAGATGTGGTGGCTCCGCCGAATAGTGAGACGTCGTCTAGAGAACTCCGACCAGATGATCTAGTGTAA
- the LOC108807033 gene encoding E3 ubiquitin-protein ligase ATL9, translated as MAIIYNRWIPQSGSLLLILLLLHSLPYGSGQSTPPVPRTRASDPVVIVITVLFFVVFIMVFGSIFCRRSSVPYYSRPSVFGLTDAGDAPGVVRVRRSAARGLEPEVIESFPTFVYSDVKAVRIGKGGVECAVCLCEFEDEETLRLMPPCCHVFHADCVDVWLSERSTCPLCRADLVQKQDGGGDKSDLSSDPGTVSSGSDPERGGVLEASDRHLLDGVAWTNSNNVTPRSKSTGLASWSLTGILVPRSHSTGHSLVQPVGDLDRFTLRLPDDVHRQLMKTRTIRNVTLPQARSSRSGFRSGSVGSGGVFSYGRKNRNNNRRLHSLSFSFSFRSGSVRSTFSGDTVAPPKNFPAAAESGERSFERLRPDERV; from the coding sequence ATGGCGATCATTTACAACCGTTGGATCCCACAGAGCGGTTCGTTATTACTCATCTTGCTCTTGCTCCACTCATTACCGTATGGATCAGGTCAGTCCACACCGCCTGTTCCCCGAACGAGAGCCAGCGACCCGGTCGTTATAGTGATAACGGTCTTGTTCTTCGTTGTCTTCATCATGGTCTTCGGCTCCATCTTCTGCCGCCGAAGCTCCGTGCCTTACTACTCCCGGCCTTCTGTTTTCGGACTCACCGACGCAGGTGATGCACCCGGCGTTGTCAGGGTCAGAAGGTCGGCGGCGCGTGGGCTCGAACCGGAGGTTATAGAGTCGTTCCCGACGTTTGTCTACTCGGATGTGAAGGCGGTGAGGATCGGGAAAGGCGGTGTGGAGTGTGCGGTTTGTCTCTGCGAGTTCGAGGACGAGGAGACGCTGCGTTTGATGCCTCCTTGTTGCCACGTGTTCCACGCCGATTGTGTTGACGTCTGGCTCTCGGAACGTTCCACGTGTCCTCTCTGCAGAGCTGATCTTGTTCAGAAACAGGATGGTGGCGGCGATAAGAGCGACTTGAGTTCGGATCCGGGTACGGTTTCGTCGGGTTCGGATCCTGAGAGAGGAGGGGTTTTGGAAGCTTCGGACAGGCATTTGCTGGACGGCGTGGCCTGGACCAATAGCAACAACGTAACGCCACGGTCAAAGTCAACGGGTTTAGCCAGCTGGAGTTTGACCGGTATTCTTGTCCCGAGGTCTCACTCGACCGGTCATTCGCTGGTTCAACCGGTTGGAGATCTCGACCGGTTTACGCTGAGGCTGCCGGATGATGTACATAGGCAGCTGATGAAGACGAGGACGATAAGAAACGTGACGTTGCCTCAGGCGAGGAGTTCGCGGAGCGGTTTCAGAAGCGGGAGCGTCGGGAGCGGCGGCGTGTTCTCGTACGGTCGGAAGAATCGTAATAACAACCGACGGTTGcattctctctctttctccttttctttccGGAGCGGTTCCGTACGGTCTACTTTCAGTGGAGATACGGTGGCTCCGCCGAAGAATTTTCCGGCGGCTGCTGAATCTGGTGAACGGTCTTTCGAACGGCTCCGACCAGATGAACGAGTGTAA